A region from the Aquimarina sp. ERC-38 genome encodes:
- the leuB gene encoding 3-isopropylmalate dehydrogenase, translated as MRLDIAVLSGDGIGPEIIAQAVKTLDAIAHSFDHIFTFKEGLIGGAATRLTGSSLPKETLELCVQTDAILMGAIGDSDYDNAHETKKRPASGLLQLRKELGLYASIRPVIAYQSLLDRSPLRADIFENTDFIIYRELTGGIFFGEKKTSKKGTVASDLCEYSEVEIERITHLAFKAAQNRRKKLTLVDKANILASSQLWRNTVTRISKEYPDVTFNAMLVDNAAKQIILNPNQFDIILTENMFGNIIADEASIIGGASSLLASASVGQNSCLFEPVRGSYHPHQGVGMANPLAAVLCVAMLLDHFNLKGEARAVRDAIDKALELNITTQDLNKNNPLTTEKVGDFIYDYILNPEDSNMNFENIHVGQSTII; from the coding sequence ATGAGGTTAGATATTGCAGTATTATCCGGTGACGGTATTGGTCCGGAAATTATAGCTCAGGCGGTCAAAACTTTGGATGCTATTGCGCATAGTTTTGATCATATTTTTACGTTTAAAGAAGGATTAATTGGAGGTGCGGCTACCCGGTTAACCGGCTCTTCTTTGCCGAAAGAAACGCTTGAACTTTGTGTACAAACGGATGCAATTTTAATGGGGGCTATCGGTGATTCTGACTATGACAATGCCCATGAAACTAAAAAGAGACCTGCAAGCGGGTTGTTGCAACTAAGAAAAGAATTGGGATTATATGCCAGTATCCGGCCTGTCATTGCTTACCAAAGTTTATTAGATCGATCTCCTTTACGCGCGGACATTTTTGAGAATACGGATTTTATCATCTATCGGGAATTAACCGGGGGGATCTTTTTTGGAGAAAAGAAAACTAGTAAAAAAGGTACGGTAGCTTCGGATTTATGCGAGTACTCTGAAGTAGAAATCGAACGTATTACTCACCTAGCTTTTAAAGCTGCGCAAAACCGTAGAAAGAAATTAACGCTGGTAGATAAAGCAAATATCTTAGCTTCTTCGCAATTATGGAGAAATACGGTAACCCGGATAAGTAAAGAATACCCGGATGTTACTTTCAATGCTATGTTAGTAGATAATGCAGCGAAGCAAATTATTCTAAATCCCAACCAGTTCGATATTATTCTTACCGAAAATATGTTCGGAAATATTATTGCAGATGAAGCTAGTATTATCGGCGGGGCTTCCAGTCTATTGGCCTCGGCTTCCGTTGGTCAAAATTCCTGTTTGTTTGAACCGGTAAGGGGTTCTTATCATCCGCATCAGGGGGTAGGAATGGCAAATCCGCTGGCAGCTGTTCTTTGTGTGGCTATGTTATTAGACCATTTCAATTTAAAGGGAGAAGCCCGTGCGGTCAGGGATGCTATTGATAAAGCTTTAGAACTTAATATTACCACTCAGGACTTAAATAAAAACAACCCGTTGACTACAGAAAAAGTAGGCGATTTTATTTACGACTATATCCTTAACCCCGAGGATTCTAATATGAATTTTGAAAATATTCATGTAGGCCAGTCAACTATTATTTAA
- a CDS encoding 16S rRNA (uracil(1498)-N(3))-methyltransferase produces MQLFYTPFLTKEDSQYAFSKEESRHISKVLRKKEGDEVFSTDGKGTLYTLVINSSHNTKSTAYVANAALQNKIPYRLHMAVAPTKMNDRYEWFLEKATEIGVTEITPIICEHSERKIIKPERFERILQSAMKQSLQCYLPVLNPAISYPEFIRNTATFNGQKYIAHCEDSDKKGLATTYQKAKDSLIIIGPEGDFSIKEIELALSANFTAITLGTNRLRTETAAIAAVHSISFLNQDN; encoded by the coding sequence ATGCAACTTTTTTACACTCCTTTTTTAACTAAAGAAGATTCACAATACGCTTTTTCAAAAGAAGAAAGCAGGCATATTAGTAAGGTTTTACGAAAAAAAGAAGGGGATGAGGTATTTAGTACCGACGGAAAGGGAACTTTATACACACTTGTGATCAACAGTTCGCATAATACTAAAAGTACTGCCTACGTAGCAAATGCAGCATTACAAAATAAAATTCCCTATCGCTTACATATGGCGGTAGCACCGACTAAAATGAACGATCGGTACGAATGGTTTTTAGAGAAAGCTACGGAAATCGGGGTTACTGAAATTACTCCTATTATTTGTGAACACAGCGAAAGAAAGATAATCAAACCCGAACGTTTTGAACGTATTTTACAAAGTGCGATGAAACAAAGTTTACAATGTTACCTACCTGTGCTTAACCCGGCAATCTCCTACCCTGAATTTATTCGAAATACTGCTACTTTTAACGGACAAAAATACATTGCACATTGCGAAGATTCTGATAAAAAAGGATTGGCTACTACCTATCAAAAAGCAAAAGATAGTCTTATAATAATTGGCCCGGAAGGAGACTTTTCTATCAAAGAAATTGAATTGGCTCTATCGGCTAATTTTACCGCCATAACGTTAGGTACAAATCGATTACGGACAGAAACTGCGGCAATAGCAGCAGTACATAGTATTTCTTTTTTAAACCAGGATAATTAA
- the tsaD gene encoding tRNA (adenosine(37)-N6)-threonylcarbamoyltransferase complex transferase subunit TsaD: MNPVKKTYILAIESSCDDTAAAVLENTLVLSNSIASQKIHEQYGGVVPELASRAHQSNIVPVVDQALKKAGIKKEQLSAIAFTSGPGLMGSLLVGTSFAKSLSLGLGIPLIEVHHMQAHILAHFIKGASTKKPEFPFLGLTISGGHTQIVKVKDYFDIEIIGQTLDDAVGEAFDKSAKILGLPYPGGPLVDKYAALGNPLAFPFSIPKVKGLDFSFSGLKTGILYFIQKKTKENTNFIEENLNDICASIQYTIVTILMQKLKKAVKQTGITRVAIGGGVSANSGIREALLATEGTLGWTTYIPKFEYTTDNAAMIGIVGYLKYKNAEFSDLSTVAKARVSF; the protein is encoded by the coding sequence ATGAACCCTGTAAAAAAAACCTATATTCTGGCAATTGAATCTTCCTGTGATGATACGGCAGCAGCAGTATTGGAAAATACGCTTGTTTTGTCTAATAGTATTGCCTCCCAAAAGATTCATGAACAATACGGAGGGGTAGTTCCGGAACTGGCTTCACGAGCACATCAATCCAATATTGTTCCCGTTGTCGACCAGGCTTTAAAAAAAGCAGGAATTAAGAAAGAACAATTAAGTGCGATTGCTTTTACCAGCGGACCCGGCTTAATGGGATCTTTATTAGTAGGCACTTCTTTTGCAAAATCTCTTTCTTTAGGCTTAGGGATACCGTTAATTGAAGTACATCATATGCAGGCACATATCTTAGCTCATTTTATTAAGGGAGCTTCTACTAAGAAACCTGAATTTCCCTTTTTAGGATTGACAATTAGTGGTGGTCACACTCAAATTGTAAAAGTCAAGGATTACTTTGATATAGAAATAATCGGACAAACACTGGATGATGCCGTAGGAGAAGCATTTGACAAAAGTGCAAAAATCCTGGGACTACCCTATCCGGGCGGACCTTTGGTTGATAAGTATGCTGCCCTAGGAAACCCGCTTGCTTTCCCCTTTTCTATCCCAAAGGTAAAAGGACTGGATTTTAGTTTTAGCGGTTTAAAAACAGGAATTCTTTACTTCATTCAGAAGAAAACAAAAGAAAACACGAATTTTATTGAAGAAAATTTAAATGATATCTGTGCTTCAATTCAATACACTATTGTAACCATTTTAATGCAAAAATTAAAAAAGGCAGTAAAGCAAACAGGGATTACAAGGGTTGCTATTGGTGGAGGGGTCTCAGCAAATTCCGGGATTAGAGAAGCATTATTAGCAACCGAAGGAACTCTAGGATGGACGACCTATATCCCTAAATTCGAATATACTACTGACAATGCCGCTATGATTGGTATCGTAGGATATTTAAAATATAAAAATGCAGAATTTTCTGATTTATCCACCGTGGCAAAAGCCCGAGTTTCATTTTAA
- a CDS encoding thiol-disulfide oxidoreductase DCC family protein: MCNGAIQFIIARDKNRIFRYASLQSDMGKEFLSKRNIDPKVLDSIILVHPDQAYYVKSTAALKIAKELSGLYPLLSSFLILPKFIRDGIYDIIAANRYKWFGKKTECMIPTPDQRSLFID; this comes from the coding sequence ATGTGTAATGGAGCAATTCAATTTATAATTGCACGTGATAAAAATAGAATTTTCAGATATGCGTCTTTACAAAGTGATATGGGGAAAGAATTTTTATCTAAACGTAATATAGATCCTAAGGTACTGGATTCGATTATATTAGTACATCCGGATCAGGCTTATTATGTGAAATCTACAGCAGCTCTTAAAATTGCAAAGGAACTATCAGGTTTATACCCGTTACTTAGTTCTTTTTTAATATTGCCTAAATTTATACGCGATGGTATCTACGATATTATTGCTGCAAATAGGTATAAATGGTTCGGTAAAAAAACAGAATGTATGATTCCAACACCTGACCAAAGATCCTTATTTATAGATTAA
- a CDS encoding translocation/assembly module TamB domain-containing protein, giving the protein MLIRDHRQDTLIFSKVLETSILNVREIVQGRPLLGDADLEDVKVYVTYYKNDETDNLSYFIKQFSSGRKAAKPFLLTASSVDLKNGLFVYKDFNKASPEIVRFRNIDLHSQDFKIEGEEVFLQVEALSFEESRGLSVNDFKTKYYYSPEAMKFDQLVMTSKDSKIEGNLDFSYERGGLADFSNKVNILFDITKATVSTNDLKSYYKEFGTDEDIEISNTTFTGILNDFKLIDATISGMDRSLIKGNLRFENLLDDPKHFKLTGDFTNLLTNYYDLVNLLPGLLGRSLPKQLYQLGNVRGTGNAIITARGLDVDMNFYSRLGAINAFVLLGNLDNIKEATYTGNIISKQFDVGKMLGKERLGLAAFDINVDGNGFTLENLNTRVEGRITKMYFNGYTYQNLEVLGILRDPVFDGTLVADDPNVRLTFNGVVDISKTINNYDFVANVDHVDLKKLNFLSRDSIAVFNGDVIMKMKGTSVNNAYGTISFEKTLFRNHNGSYFFDDFEIVSSFDEENVRTITMNSPDIIEGTVRGKFKVENVYDLFRNSIGSLYTNFEEVKVTDNEFMEFNFNIYNKIVDVFFPEIQFAPNTFIRGKVQSDDSEFKLTFRSPQISAFDNTMDNINIQVDNKNPLFNTYISIDSINTKNYDISKFNLINVTLNDTLFIRSEFKGGVENRDTYNLELYHTINEENKSVVGFRKSDLTFKDYTWYLNPDKQKGTNIITFDNNFNKVIIKDILLSHEEENILLSGFTNGKNNKNIKAVFDNVDLLKITPDIQNFKLDGKIQGNFDILQEGGQYFPTASITVKNTSVNNVAYGDLQFEASGNESLTAFRINSGLINPEGKEVITAVGQLNRKEDQVLMDIDLNINDVNLSGFSDLGGIVLEKMRGTVRGRARLLGDYRNPQMSGDLYLHNAGLKIPYLNVDLNLKSGSRVWLQGQQFVFDNIDFTDTKFKTKGILGGVINHTQFSKWDMGLTITAPERLLVLDTKEEEESLYYGTGFIRGDATIKGLTTELVIDVNATTQKGTIFKIPLNDTESLGENNFIHFLSPEEKKARQEGTEIFIEELKGLELNFELDVNNEAEVEVVVDKDTGSSLRGRGAGTLLIEINTNGKFNMWGDFIAYEGSYNFRYGAFLGKDFTVRSGGNITWDGNPTRAILDLSAVYKTEANPAVLLENASINRKIPVEVVVDLKGELIQPDLQFNIDLPNLSSVAKSELEYQLEDQSTKELQALSLVTQGQFYGGTLGSSLITGNLVERAAGLVNGLFAGDDDKFQVGLNYVQGNRAVDQQAFDQFGVTLSTQINNRVLINGRVGVPIGGVSESIVTGDVEVEYLFNEQGNLRGTIFNRQNEIQYIGEAQGYKQGLGLSYSVDFNTFNELWKRIFNKPVQQEVPLKKKDSIPVLAPEFINFTEDDSK; this is encoded by the coding sequence GTGTTAATACGAGACCATCGTCAGGATACACTTATTTTTTCAAAAGTATTAGAAACTTCCATTCTTAATGTCCGGGAAATCGTTCAGGGAAGACCTCTATTAGGAGACGCCGACCTTGAAGATGTAAAAGTATACGTAACTTATTATAAAAATGATGAAACCGATAACCTTAGTTATTTTATCAAACAATTCAGCTCCGGAAGAAAAGCGGCAAAACCATTTTTATTAACTGCAAGTTCGGTAGATTTAAAGAATGGTTTGTTTGTCTATAAAGATTTTAATAAAGCGTCACCGGAAATTGTAAGATTTCGCAATATTGACTTACACTCTCAGGATTTTAAAATTGAAGGGGAAGAAGTTTTTTTACAGGTGGAAGCACTATCTTTTGAAGAATCCAGGGGATTAAGCGTGAATGATTTTAAAACGAAGTATTACTACAGCCCGGAGGCTATGAAGTTTGATCAACTGGTCATGACTTCCAAAGATTCGAAGATTGAAGGAAATTTGGATTTTTCTTACGAAAGGGGAGGCTTAGCTGACTTTAGTAATAAAGTTAACATCTTGTTTGATATTACAAAGGCTACAGTTTCTACTAATGATTTAAAATCCTATTATAAAGAGTTCGGTACTGATGAGGATATCGAAATTAGCAATACCACCTTTACCGGAATTTTAAACGATTTTAAACTCATTGACGCTACTATTAGCGGAATGGACAGGTCTTTAATTAAAGGTAATTTACGTTTTGAGAATTTATTAGACGACCCGAAACATTTTAAACTTACCGGAGATTTTACCAATCTACTTACAAATTACTATGACCTGGTCAATCTGCTACCAGGGTTGTTGGGCCGTTCATTGCCAAAACAATTATATCAGTTAGGAAATGTAAGAGGTACAGGTAACGCCATTATTACCGCCAGAGGCCTGGATGTGGATATGAACTTTTACTCTCGCTTAGGTGCCATAAATGCTTTTGTACTATTAGGAAACCTTGATAATATAAAAGAGGCAACATATACAGGTAATATTATATCCAAACAATTTGATGTGGGTAAAATGTTAGGCAAAGAACGATTAGGACTTGCTGCCTTTGATATCAACGTAGATGGGAACGGTTTTACTTTAGAAAACCTAAATACCCGGGTTGAAGGACGAATTACTAAAATGTACTTCAATGGCTATACTTATCAAAATCTTGAAGTATTAGGTATTTTAAGAGATCCTGTCTTTGACGGAACCCTGGTCGCCGATGACCCTAACGTAAGATTGACTTTTAACGGAGTTGTAGATATTTCAAAAACTATAAACAATTACGATTTTGTGGCAAATGTTGATCACGTTGATCTTAAAAAACTAAACTTTCTATCCCGGGATAGCATTGCCGTCTTCAATGGGGATGTAATTATGAAGATGAAAGGGACTTCAGTGAATAATGCGTACGGAACCATCTCTTTTGAAAAAACACTATTTAGAAATCATAACGGGAGTTATTTTTTTGATGACTTTGAGATAGTTTCTTCTTTTGATGAAGAAAATGTTCGAACAATCACGATGAACAGTCCGGATATAATTGAAGGCACGGTCAGGGGAAAATTTAAGGTAGAAAATGTTTATGACCTGTTTCGAAATTCTATCGGAAGTTTATATACTAACTTTGAAGAGGTAAAAGTAACGGATAATGAGTTTATGGAGTTTAACTTCAATATTTACAATAAAATTGTAGATGTATTTTTCCCGGAAATTCAGTTTGCTCCAAATACCTTTATAAGAGGAAAAGTACAAAGTGATGATTCCGAGTTTAAACTGACTTTTCGTTCCCCTCAAATCAGTGCCTTTGATAATACGATGGACAACATTAATATCCAGGTAGATAATAAAAATCCACTTTTTAACACCTATATTTCTATAGATAGTATTAATACTAAGAATTATGATATTTCAAAATTTAATCTAATCAACGTTACCTTAAATGATACCTTATTTATAAGATCTGAATTTAAAGGTGGTGTGGAAAACAGAGATACCTATAATTTGGAGTTATATCATACCATTAATGAAGAAAATAAGTCCGTAGTCGGATTCAGAAAATCAGATTTGACTTTTAAAGACTATACTTGGTACCTGAATCCTGATAAGCAGAAAGGAACTAACATCATAACCTTTGACAACAACTTTAATAAAGTAATAATCAAAGACATTTTGTTAAGTCATGAAGAAGAAAATATTTTACTTTCCGGTTTTACTAACGGAAAAAATAATAAAAATATTAAAGCCGTATTTGACAATGTAGACTTGCTTAAAATAACACCGGATATTCAAAATTTTAAACTTGATGGAAAAATTCAGGGTAATTTTGATATTCTCCAGGAAGGAGGACAATATTTTCCTACGGCCTCTATAACCGTTAAAAATACTTCGGTAAACAATGTAGCCTACGGAGATTTACAATTTGAAGCTTCAGGAAATGAGTCTTTAACCGCATTCCGGATTAATTCCGGATTAATTAATCCCGAAGGTAAAGAGGTAATTACAGCAGTAGGACAACTAAATAGAAAGGAGGACCAAGTCCTGATGGATATTGATTTGAACATTAACGACGTGAATTTGTCGGGTTTTAGTGATCTAGGGGGTATTGTTTTAGAAAAAATGCGTGGAACCGTTCGGGGGCGGGCCAGGTTACTTGGAGATTACCGCAATCCACAAATGTCAGGAGATTTATACTTACACAACGCCGGTTTAAAAATACCTTATTTAAACGTTGATTTGAATTTAAAATCCGGGTCGAGGGTATGGTTACAAGGGCAACAATTTGTTTTTGATAATATTGACTTTACGGACACGAAATTCAAAACCAAAGGAATATTAGGAGGGGTAATTAACCATACTCAATTTTCAAAATGGGATATGGGATTAACGATTACTGCTCCTGAACGCTTATTAGTGTTAGATACCAAGGAAGAAGAAGAATCCTTGTATTACGGTACTGGATTTATTCGGGGGGATGCTACGATAAAAGGCTTAACCACAGAATTAGTGATAGATGTAAATGCCACTACCCAAAAAGGAACTATCTTCAAAATACCGCTAAACGATACGGAAAGTCTGGGGGAAAACAATTTTATACATTTTTTAAGTCCCGAAGAAAAGAAAGCTCGTCAAGAAGGTACGGAAATATTTATTGAAGAATTAAAAGGACTGGAACTTAATTTTGAACTGGATGTTAATAATGAAGCCGAGGTAGAAGTAGTGGTAGATAAAGATACAGGAAGTTCCTTACGCGGGAGGGGAGCCGGAACCTTACTGATTGAAATTAATACCAATGGTAAATTTAATATGTGGGGGGATTTTATTGCTTATGAAGGAAGTTATAATTTTAGGTATGGAGCTTTTTTAGGAAAAGATTTTACCGTACGCTCCGGAGGTAATATTACCTGGGATGGTAATCCAACCCGGGCTATTCTGGATTTAAGCGCTGTTTATAAAACCGAAGCCAATCCGGCAGTATTACTTGAGAATGCTTCCATCAACCGAAAAATTCCTGTAGAAGTGGTGGTAGACTTAAAAGGAGAATTAATTCAGCCGGACTTACAATTTAATATTGACCTTCCTAACCTAAGTTCAGTAGCAAAAAGTGAATTAGAATATCAATTAGAAGATCAGTCTACAAAAGAATTACAGGCCTTATCTCTCGTTACACAAGGACAATTTTACGGAGGTACATTAGGTTCTTCCCTAATTACCGGAAACCTGGTGGAACGGGCTGCCGGATTAGTTAACGGACTTTTTGCCGGAGATGATGATAAATTTCAGGTAGGACTGAATTATGTTCAGGGCAACCGGGCAGTTGATCAACAAGCTTTTGACCAGTTTGGGGTGACGCTTTCTACTCAAATTAATAATCGTGTTTTAATTAATGGTCGAGTAGGAGTGCCCATCGGCGGTGTAAGTGAATCTATAGTTACCGGTGATGTAGAGGTAGAATATTTGTTTAATGAGCAAGGTAACTTGAGGGGCACTATTTTTAATCGACAGAACGAGATTCAGTACATCGGGGAAGCCCAGGGGTATAAACAAGGTTTGGGATTATCTTATTCGGTAGATTTTAATACGTTTAATGAACTTTGGAAAAGAATTTTCAACAAACCTGTACAGCAGGAAGTTCCGTTGAAGAAAAAAGATAGCATTCCTGTACTAGCTCCGGAATTTATAAACTTTACTGAAGATGATAGTAAGTAG
- a CDS encoding sugar nucleotide-binding protein, with translation MKRVLIIGGNGFVGNALYKELNSYFDTYATYHQDNATLEKNHKFLQYDMELEDISILLNNVKPSVIISAIRGNFNSQVDAHQRIIQWIKNNTARLIFLSSANVFDTFSNYPSYEFDKTFSESVYGRFKIQIENQLLRLPIYKYVIARIPMIFGSGSPRVQELRRLYDLKVPIEVFPNVIINTTTISKLTQQLHYIVNRSKKGIYHLGSTDLIYHMDLIEQICEELKLEDPIFKQVFDSNHDRYLAVLPKDNLLPKNLQITSRQVIEDTLKK, from the coding sequence TTGAAAAGAGTATTAATTATCGGAGGAAATGGTTTTGTAGGAAATGCTCTGTATAAAGAACTTAATTCTTATTTTGATACCTACGCCACCTATCATCAGGATAATGCTACTTTAGAGAAAAATCATAAATTTCTTCAGTATGATATGGAACTGGAAGATATTTCTATCTTATTAAATAATGTAAAGCCATCCGTTATCATATCGGCAATACGAGGTAACTTTAATTCACAGGTAGATGCGCATCAGCGGATAATCCAATGGATAAAAAATAATACGGCAAGATTAATTTTTTTATCAAGTGCAAACGTGTTTGATACGTTTAGTAATTATCCTTCCTATGAATTTGATAAAACCTTTAGTGAAAGTGTGTATGGAAGATTTAAAATTCAGATTGAAAATCAATTGTTACGCTTGCCTATTTACAAATACGTAATTGCAAGAATACCTATGATCTTTGGTTCCGGTTCTCCTAGAGTTCAGGAACTACGGAGACTTTATGACTTAAAGGTACCAATCGAAGTATTTCCTAATGTAATTATTAATACCACTACCATTTCTAAGCTAACCCAGCAACTACATTATATAGTAAATCGAAGCAAAAAGGGAATTTACCACCTGGGTAGTACAGACTTGATCTATCATATGGATTTAATCGAACAAATTTGTGAAGAACTTAAGTTAGAAGATCCCATTTTTAAACAGGTTTTTGATTCTAATCACGATCGATATCTTGCGGTTTTACCTAAAGACAATCTTTTGCCTAAGAATTTACAGATTACTTCACGGCAGGTCATAGAAGATACTTTAAAAAAGTAA
- the gcvT gene encoding glycine cleavage system aminomethyltransferase GcvT, whose product MKKTPLTEVHQELGAKMAPFAGYLMPISYEGITKEHETVRNNVGVFDVSHMGEFLVSGSKALELLQKVTSNDVSKLTDGKAQYSCLPNEKGGIVDDLIIYRLGAEKFLLVVNAANIEKDWNWITSQNTMGADIRNLSDDYALLAIQGPKAIEAMQSLTSVDLSEIPYYSFKVADFAGIEHVIISATGYTGSGGFEIYCKNSEVVRIWNKVLEAGKTFDIQPIGLAARDTLRLEMGYCLYGNDIDDQTSPLEAGLGWITKFNKEFINSSNLTIEKKNGSVKKLVGFEINEKGIPRKGYPIVSSTEEAIGVVTSGTMSPSLKKGIGLGYVLSNYAKPGTSIHIKVRNKNIPATVVKPPFFKNNK is encoded by the coding sequence ATGAAAAAAACACCTCTTACTGAAGTTCATCAGGAACTGGGAGCAAAAATGGCTCCTTTTGCCGGATACCTAATGCCTATTTCTTATGAAGGTATTACTAAAGAACATGAAACGGTTAGAAATAACGTAGGGGTGTTTGACGTCTCTCATATGGGTGAATTTCTGGTATCCGGATCAAAAGCTTTGGAACTTCTACAAAAAGTAACGTCTAATGATGTTTCAAAACTTACCGATGGTAAAGCACAATATAGTTGTTTACCGAATGAGAAAGGTGGTATTGTAGATGATCTGATTATTTATCGGTTGGGTGCAGAGAAATTTTTACTGGTAGTAAATGCAGCTAATATTGAGAAAGACTGGAATTGGATTACCAGTCAGAATACAATGGGTGCAGACATACGTAATCTGTCCGATGACTATGCATTACTGGCTATCCAGGGTCCGAAAGCTATAGAAGCCATGCAATCCTTAACTTCCGTTGATCTCTCCGAAATTCCTTATTATTCCTTTAAAGTAGCTGACTTCGCTGGAATTGAACATGTGATTATTTCGGCAACCGGGTATACGGGTAGCGGTGGGTTTGAAATCTATTGTAAAAATTCGGAGGTGGTTAGGATATGGAACAAGGTATTGGAAGCCGGAAAAACATTTGATATACAACCTATTGGATTGGCTGCCAGGGATACGCTTAGATTAGAGATGGGATATTGTTTATACGGTAATGACATCGATGATCAAACCTCCCCTCTGGAAGCTGGGTTAGGATGGATTACTAAATTTAATAAGGAATTCATCAACAGCTCCAATTTAACTATCGAAAAGAAAAACGGATCCGTAAAGAAGTTGGTTGGATTTGAAATTAACGAGAAGGGTATTCCCAGAAAAGGCTATCCTATTGTATCTTCTACAGAAGAAGCCATTGGAGTGGTAACTTCCGGTACTATGTCACCTTCATTAAAGAAAGGAATCGGGCTAGGCTATGTTTTATCCAATTATGCTAAACCTGGCACGTCGATTCATATAAAGGTGCGTAATAAGAACATACCAGCCACCGTAGTAAAACCTCCATTTTTCAAAAACAACAAATAG
- a CDS encoding M28 family metallopeptidase has product MRNNLLIVFYGILMIYNTGFSQNDRDAEEAEVINAQKSMVAKLTGKEPISSKKILKSRFTNAERKLTAEYLFDELKELGVKPLRQKYDVQDKSGKTYSGTNIYLKIPATNGSKEFVVLGAHYDTAEDSPGAVHNATGVALVYYVGKKLLQLPARSKNVLIVFWDQQEQSMMGCRMFADMLKKEKKNINSMHRVDFIGWDNDEDRAIELLASNLSLESAYRIESFAPVFKRTVSSPESKVFSQLGYENITVTSELKNGDNSPFIHQTADQYNTVNFKYVASTTEIMYRVLRTLVGQY; this is encoded by the coding sequence ATGAGGAATAATTTATTGATAGTGTTTTATGGAATCTTGATGATTTATAACACTGGTTTTTCCCAAAATGATCGTGATGCGGAAGAAGCTGAAGTTATCAATGCCCAAAAAAGTATGGTAGCAAAACTGACCGGTAAAGAGCCGATTTCTTCTAAAAAAATATTAAAATCGAGATTTACCAATGCGGAAAGAAAGCTTACTGCAGAATATTTATTTGATGAATTAAAAGAGCTAGGTGTTAAACCTTTACGTCAGAAATATGATGTACAAGATAAGTCAGGAAAAACCTATTCAGGAACAAATATTTACCTTAAGATTCCAGCCACCAATGGCAGTAAGGAATTTGTAGTGCTAGGAGCACACTACGACACTGCCGAGGATAGTCCCGGTGCTGTGCACAATGCAACCGGAGTTGCCTTAGTTTACTATGTTGGGAAAAAATTATTACAACTGCCGGCACGTTCTAAAAATGTGCTGATTGTTTTTTGGGATCAGCAAGAACAATCTATGATGGGGTGTCGGATGTTTGCAGATATGTTAAAAAAAGAGAAAAAAAATATAAATTCCATGCACCGAGTAGATTTTATAGGTTGGGATAATGATGAAGATAGAGCCATTGAATTACTTGCATCAAATCTGAGTTTGGAGTCCGCTTATCGAATAGAGTCCTTTGCGCCGGTTTTTAAAAGAACGGTTTCCTCACCGGAATCCAAAGTGTTTTCTCAATTAGGCTATGAAAACATTACGGTTACTTCAGAATTAAAAAACGGCGATAATTCGCCATTTATACATCAAACCGCAGATCAGTACAATACGGTTAATTTTAAATACGTAGCTTCCACTACAGAAATTATGTATCGAGTACTCCGAACTTTAGTAGGTCAATATTAG